In Bactrocera oleae isolate idBacOlea1 chromosome 5, idBacOlea1, whole genome shotgun sequence, a genomic segment contains:
- the Hinfp gene encoding histone H4 transcription factor, with the protein MISSKKSKQIFPPVPCQWKECVGSFNDDWKLNEHIKSHLEVLVQKNNEAFDCPWNDCNFVTTDYTEIKRHIYYHGYYTSLVVRGKYECEQNPNIPSCSARPKEADKIPDLKSNFLCEWTDCQRAFVSIVEFQDHIVQHALFEYEIQKSPNDTRPKVKCKWSICRKLLENKYRLIEHIFTHANKKSLACYRCGEVFRTRTTLFDHLRRQPENNTHKFQCDQCFKYFATEKLLRSHFLKHVNCYKCSLCNMSCPSSSSLATHIRYRHLKDKPFKCTECEHRCVRKSDLQKHMKHIHSNQVHRCEQSGCNYAVRTYNLLRRHCLEVHGNSPFIYMCHCCDKLFKHSKYLSKHLIKKHDFKLPSGHKRFTYRIDENGFYLLETLRIESLEVTKQILSPHPVEASDLTEDSSCYEIVSMTNEQDQRVIVPNDANEAQLVGEVVISLHLGNES; encoded by the exons ATGATTTCCTCGaagaaaagtaaacaaatttttcctccAGTACCATGTCAATGGAAAGAATGCGTTGGTTCTTTTAACGATGACTGGAAATTGAATGAGCATATTAAAAGTCATTTGGAGGTGCTCgttcaaaaaaataatgaagcatTTGATTGCCCTTGGAATGATTGCAACTTTGTTACGACTGACTATACAGAAATTAAGCGTCACATATATTATCATGGGTATTACACATCCCTTGTAGTAAGAGGAAAATATGAATGTGAGCAAAATCCAAATATTCCTAGTTGCAGTGCTCGTCCAAAAGAAGCTGATAAGATCCCCGATTTGAAGAGTAACTTTCTTTGTGAATGGACCGATTGTCAACGAGCATTTGTGTCTATAGTTGAATTTCAAGATCATATTGTTCAACATGCATTATTTGAATATGAGATTCAGAAATCTCCGAATGATACTCGGCCAAAAGTTAAATGCAAATGGAGCATTTGCCGCAAGCTTTTAGAAAATAAGTATCGGCTAATTGAACATATCTTTACTCACGCGAATAAAAAATCACTTGCATGCTATCGCTGCGGTGAAGTATTCAGGACTAGGACAACTTTATTTGACCATCTAAGAAGACAACCTGAAAATAATA ctcACAAATTTCAATGTGACCAgtgctttaaatattttgcgaCAGAAAAACTATTACGATCACATTTCTTAAAACACGTAAATTGTTACAAGTGCAGTCTCTGCAATATGTCCTGCCCGTCTTCAAGTTCATTAGCCACACATATACGTTATCGGCACCTGAAGGATAAGCCTTTTAAATGTACTGAATGTGAACATCGTTGTGTACGAAAAAGCGACTTGCAAAAACATATGAAACACATTCATAGCAATCAAGTTCATCGTTGTGAACAATCTGGGTGTAATTATGCTGTACGGacatataatttattaagaCGA CATTGTTTGGAAGTTCATGGTAACAGTCCATTTATATACATGTGTCATTGCTGCGATAAATTATTCAAACATAGTAAATATCTGTCAAAGCATTTGATCAAGAAACACGACTTTAAACTACCATCTGGACATAAACGGTTTACATACCGTATTGATGAAAATGGATTTTACTTACTAGAAACATTGCGAATTGAAAGCTTAGAAGtaactaaacaaattttatcaCCCCACCCCGTGGAAGCCTCTGACTTAACGGAAGATAGTAGTTGTTATGAGATAGTTTCTATGACTAACGAACAGGATCAACGTGTAATTGTTCCAAATGATGCAAATGAAGCACAACTAGTAGGTGAAGTTGTTATATCATTGCATTTAGGCAACGAGAGTTga